The Geotoga petraea genome has a segment encoding these proteins:
- a CDS encoding ligand-binding sensor domain-containing protein: MRYKVRIGREEGLLNLSVSNILQDRYGFLWFGTQGGLAKYDGKEIEIFRTDPFSENGLAHNLIQTMYYDSENHELWIGTYQGVSRYFIHEDRFVNYTVENTNLSNSVVVAIEKKENTLWFGTLNGLNKLNLINDEITAYMVPGEVVRDLHYDSKGRLLVGTYQGLYDFNEENDSFDKIEMDLPSPFVMVIKEFEKNILTLGLWDGGLFEYNLVTNQTKNITFEDNRVYALYKTNDETIWIGTWGGGLFALDKDGKEYHFPGEKESGDIPHPVVYSLFQDKTGIFWIGTNGNGIAKLNPRKSNYLFLSNNLHEDIKLPPGKVNSILKDSKGYLWVAVYNSGINRYDEETNKMIHYTSNGNSQNYIPNNSIVKIFETKSEELLLSTGNGIFKYDYKNNSFDRMNIFPTGTIIYAIEEADKGNLWIGTYSEGAFKYNVNTETLVQYKYVEHQVSELTDNLVFDILVDSKDRVWIGTNNGLNLLKPGAKEFNFFKEVKGDENQLAVDTVQALFEDSRGNIWIGTNGGGVAIYNENGTFMNLSEKEGLSSNFINGFVEGESGDIWISTNNGISIVNPGNFEITILTPGDGIGAWEFSSGRFQDDEGNLYFGSNKGVTKIPGSFKDRTLPKPEIYITNVELFQKPIEKDYSFFNGMERIFSHYENSLSFRYSALDYDSPEKIKYMHYLKGFDKTWINSGERDYITYSNLPFGNYEFLVYAKTMRGVISDTVSFKFKIEKPWYRTYLAYFMYIISFLLVIYGFFKVWEARLLNEKNSELADMNIQLETANKNLEDLSITDSLTGVYNRRYFDSLIDEYLNLSKRGNDNISLIMMDLDDFKEINDTYGHLAGDYILKDLAEAIKSSLKRSTDYVSRYGGDEFVILLYDTDEEGTKKIANMIKHSVSKLRIRKDFTNNNVEITVSIGIYSAVPEVDTKKDEIIKKADKALYSAKENGKNQIQVYKQ; the protein is encoded by the coding sequence ATGAGATATAAAGTGAGAATTGGAAGAGAAGAAGGTTTACTAAACCTATCCGTTTCAAATATTTTGCAGGATAGATATGGTTTTTTATGGTTTGGAACACAGGGAGGTCTTGCAAAGTATGACGGTAAAGAGATAGAAATTTTTAGGACAGACCCTTTTTCAGAAAATGGTTTGGCACATAACTTAATTCAAACTATGTACTATGATTCTGAAAATCACGAGTTGTGGATTGGAACTTATCAAGGAGTTTCAAGATATTTTATTCATGAAGACCGATTTGTCAACTATACAGTAGAAAATACTAATTTGTCAAATTCAGTAGTTGTAGCTATTGAGAAAAAAGAAAACACTTTGTGGTTTGGTACTTTAAATGGTTTGAACAAATTAAACTTGATAAATGATGAAATAACTGCATATATGGTTCCTGGGGAAGTTGTTAGAGACTTACATTATGATTCGAAAGGTAGATTGCTTGTGGGTACTTATCAAGGCTTATACGACTTTAATGAAGAAAATGACAGTTTTGATAAAATAGAAATGGATCTTCCATCACCTTTTGTTATGGTGATTAAAGAGTTTGAAAAAAACATATTGACACTGGGTTTATGGGATGGAGGACTTTTTGAATATAATTTAGTAACAAACCAAACAAAAAATATTACTTTTGAAGATAACAGAGTTTATGCATTATATAAAACAAATGATGAAACAATATGGATAGGGACCTGGGGTGGCGGACTTTTTGCTTTAGACAAAGATGGTAAAGAATATCATTTCCCTGGTGAAAAAGAATCTGGAGACATCCCACATCCTGTTGTCTATTCATTATTTCAAGACAAAACTGGTATATTTTGGATAGGCACTAACGGTAATGGAATTGCGAAACTCAACCCAAGAAAATCGAATTATTTATTTCTTTCAAATAATCTACATGAAGATATAAAATTACCCCCAGGAAAGGTTAACTCCATTTTGAAAGACTCGAAAGGGTATTTATGGGTTGCTGTTTACAACTCTGGTATAAATAGGTACGATGAAGAAACCAACAAAATGATTCACTATACTTCTAATGGCAATAGTCAAAATTATATACCAAATAATTCCATAGTAAAAATATTTGAGACTAAAAGTGAAGAGCTTTTGTTATCTACTGGAAACGGTATATTTAAATACGATTATAAAAACAATTCTTTTGATAGGATGAATATTTTTCCTACCGGAACAATAATATATGCTATAGAGGAAGCCGATAAAGGAAATCTTTGGATAGGAACGTATTCAGAAGGCGCTTTCAAATATAATGTCAATACCGAAACACTAGTTCAATATAAATATGTAGAACATCAGGTTAGTGAATTAACAGACAACCTTGTTTTCGATATTTTAGTTGATTCAAAAGATAGGGTATGGATTGGAACAAACAATGGTTTGAACTTGTTAAAACCAGGTGCAAAAGAATTTAATTTTTTTAAAGAAGTTAAAGGTGACGAGAATCAATTAGCTGTTGATACTGTTCAAGCACTTTTTGAGGACTCAAGAGGGAATATTTGGATAGGGACTAACGGAGGCGGCGTTGCTATTTACAATGAAAATGGAACTTTCATGAACCTGTCTGAAAAAGAGGGTTTATCAAGTAATTTTATTAATGGTTTTGTAGAGGGTGAATCTGGGGATATTTGGATTAGTACAAATAATGGAATATCTATTGTAAATCCAGGAAACTTTGAAATAACAATTCTTACCCCAGGAGATGGCATTGGTGCATGGGAGTTTAGCTCTGGTAGATTCCAAGATGATGAAGGCAATTTATATTTTGGAAGCAATAAAGGAGTAACAAAAATCCCTGGGTCTTTCAAAGACAGAACCTTGCCAAAACCTGAAATTTACATAACAAATGTAGAGTTATTCCAAAAGCCAATAGAAAAAGACTATTCTTTTTTCAACGGAATGGAAAGAATTTTCTCTCATTACGAAAATTCACTATCTTTTAGATATTCAGCTTTAGATTATGATTCTCCAGAAAAAATCAAATATATGCACTATTTAAAAGGATTTGATAAAACATGGATCAACAGTGGAGAAAGAGATTATATCACTTATTCTAATTTACCATTTGGGAATTATGAATTCTTAGTTTATGCGAAAACAATGAGAGGGGTAATTTCAGATACAGTAAGCTTCAAATTTAAAATTGAAAAGCCTTGGTATAGAACGTACTTAGCTTATTTCATGTATATAATTTCTTTTTTGCTTGTGATATATGGCTTTTTCAAAGTTTGGGAAGCTCGGCTATTAAACGAGAAAAATTCTGAATTAGCGGATATGAATATTCAGCTTGAAACAGCTAATAAAAATTTAGAAGATCTTTCAATAACAGATTCATTAACGGGTGTTTATAATAGAAGGTATTTTGATAGCTTAATAGATGAATATTTGAATCTTTCTAAAAGAGGGAATGATAATATCTCTCTGATTATGATGGACTTAGATGACTTTAAAGAGATAAACGATACATATGGACATCTTGCTGGAGATTATATACTAAAAGATCTTGCAGAAGCTATAAAATCATCATTAAAAAGAAGCACTGATTACGTTTCAAGATATGGTGGAGATGAGTTTGTAATTTTACTCTATGATACCGACGAAGAAGGCACAAAGAAAATAGCAAATATGATAAAACATTCAGTTTCTAAGCTTAGAATAAGAAAAGATTTTACTAATAATAATGTAGAGATAACTGTTAGTATAGGAATATATAGTGCTGTGCCTGAAGTTGATACCAAAAAAGACGAAATAATTAAAAAAGCTGATAAGGCACTTTACTCAGCAAAAGAAAATGGTAAAAACCAAATACAGGTATATAAACAATAA
- a CDS encoding SagB/ThcOx family dehydrogenase, protein MDIKNLIEKGRNFLKSPWDTMGNELFSVEKTDQQKGIKQPLLEKQIEDENELIDLIRVEEFDLEKIDYVELLKKRRSRRAYKNKTMTLKELSFLLWSTQGVERVIRNGYATLRTVPSAGARHPFETYLYIRNVENIEMGIYRYSALKHKLIPVKKGNFDDEMFEATQEQRMTVTSAVTFVWAVVPYRTEWRYSFLSHKVIALDAGHVCQNLYLSAEVLGCGTCAIGSYSQEKLDKLLELDGDEEFSVYVAPVGKIK, encoded by the coding sequence ATGGATATAAAAAATTTAATCGAGAAAGGCAGAAATTTTTTAAAGTCGCCATGGGATACTATGGGAAATGAATTATTTTCAGTTGAAAAAACAGATCAACAAAAAGGAATTAAACAACCACTATTAGAAAAACAAATAGAAGATGAAAATGAGTTAATTGATTTAATCCGTGTTGAAGAATTTGATTTAGAAAAAATCGATTATGTAGAGTTACTCAAAAAAAGAAGAAGTAGAAGAGCTTATAAAAATAAAACTATGACTTTAAAAGAACTATCTTTTTTACTATGGTCAACACAAGGCGTTGAACGAGTTATTAGAAATGGGTATGCTACTTTAAGGACTGTTCCTTCTGCGGGAGCGAGGCATCCTTTTGAAACATACCTTTATATTAGAAATGTTGAGAATATCGAAATGGGAATATACAGATATTCTGCTTTAAAACACAAGTTAATCCCAGTTAAAAAAGGCAATTTCGATGATGAGATGTTTGAAGCTACACAAGAACAAAGGATGACAGTAACTTCAGCCGTAACTTTTGTTTGGGCTGTAGTTCCATATAGGACTGAATGGAGATATTCCTTCTTGTCTCACAAAGTTATAGCTTTAGATGCAGGACATGTTTGCCAAAATCTTTATTTATCTGCAGAGGTTTTAGGCTGTGGGACTTGTGCTATTGGTTCTTATTCTCAAGAAAAGTTAGATAAACTGTTGGAATTAGATGGTGATGAAGAATTTTCCGTATATGTTGCACCTGTTGGTAAAATAAAATAA
- a CDS encoding tetratricopeptide repeat protein, with protein sequence MKKEELIKKGDFEYSKGRIEKAIEYYEKALKKDHLSFEINSKLGTMRMSIRDYNGAIKAYRKAIKSNPDNSQIYFFMGNAYQAMGRISEAIRTYEDLLKKLDYDQYGFWSILSELYKENDENGKAKKLYEKKLKQAQISTEEHPEDPESYHKMAIVRRYEGNHKKAVENLEKAIELNNTEPIYYSEIVDSLINLSDLDQEKAKDDPYIQKAISILKNAIVNLENSKKVYEELSNIYLMSNQNEKAAETLKELLDKYPDHEDVYYRYHNILDKNLEDYDEIINTYSKLYEKYPENPKIIYCLINGYLRKENYDKAQEIAEKSVEQETANHMVIFSLGYIHEEKNNVEKAEKFYNLAIKENPFFFDAYFKLMLFYNKLNEKGKMKEIVEKMKKVGPMIKDPVLKKRFDEMIKNSPV encoded by the coding sequence ATGAAAAAAGAAGAACTTATTAAAAAAGGTGATTTTGAATATTCAAAAGGAAGAATTGAAAAAGCCATAGAATATTACGAGAAGGCTTTAAAAAAAGATCATCTCTCATTTGAAATAAACTCTAAATTGGGAACTATGAGGATGAGTATAAGAGATTATAATGGAGCGATAAAGGCTTATAGAAAAGCCATTAAATCTAATCCAGACAATTCTCAAATATATTTTTTTATGGGTAATGCTTATCAAGCGATGGGAAGGATAAGCGAGGCTATAAGAACATATGAAGATTTGTTAAAAAAATTGGATTATGATCAATATGGTTTCTGGAGTATTCTTTCTGAGTTATACAAAGAAAACGATGAAAATGGGAAAGCAAAGAAATTATATGAAAAAAAACTGAAACAAGCTCAAATATCTACAGAAGAACATCCGGAAGATCCAGAATCATATCACAAGATGGCAATTGTTAGAAGGTATGAAGGAAATCATAAAAAAGCTGTAGAAAATCTTGAAAAAGCGATTGAGTTAAACAATACAGAACCAATATATTATTCAGAAATAGTAGATTCTTTGATTAATTTATCAGATTTAGACCAAGAAAAAGCAAAAGATGACCCCTATATTCAAAAGGCTATTTCCATATTAAAAAACGCAATAGTAAATTTGGAGAATTCTAAAAAAGTTTATGAAGAGTTGTCGAATATATACTTGATGTCAAATCAAAACGAAAAAGCAGCTGAAACATTGAAAGAATTGTTGGATAAATATCCAGATCATGAAGATGTATACTATAGATATCACAATATTTTGGATAAAAATCTGGAGGACTATGATGAAATAATAAATACTTATTCAAAGTTATATGAAAAGTATCCAGAAAATCCCAAGATAATTTATTGCCTTATAAATGGTTACCTTAGAAAAGAAAATTATGATAAAGCCCAAGAAATTGCTGAAAAATCAGTAGAACAAGAAACTGCAAATCATATGGTTATATTTTCTTTGGGCTACATACATGAAGAAAAGAATAATGTTGAAAAAGCTGAAAAGTTCTATAATTTAGCCATAAAAGAAAATCCATTCTTTTTCGATGCCTACTTTAAACTCATGCTTTTCTACAACAAATTAAATGAAAAAGGCAAAATGAAAGAGATTGTTGAGAAAATGAAAAAAGTTGGACCGATGATAAAAGACCCGGTCTTAAAGAAAAGATTCGATGAAATGATTAAAAATTCTCCAGTTTAA
- a CDS encoding permease → MTRKKFINLVVALSFALFIIISFIIDFDFGIRAWDNFLLFAKDMLLILPPAFVLIGLFNVWAKRETIEKGFGQKSGFKKYIWSFLLASTTVGGTFMAFPVANALYHKGASYSSIFSYVTAASLFMIPMSVMEATILGIKFTAIRLLSSIPFIILTAIILEKIFRKQNYKIPESK, encoded by the coding sequence ATGACAAGAAAAAAATTTATAAATTTAGTTGTAGCCTTGAGTTTTGCACTTTTCATTATTATTTCATTTATTATAGACTTCGATTTTGGAATAAGAGCTTGGGATAACTTTCTATTGTTTGCTAAAGATATGTTGTTAATATTGCCTCCTGCTTTCGTTTTAATAGGTCTTTTCAATGTCTGGGCGAAAAGAGAAACTATTGAAAAAGGATTTGGACAAAAATCTGGATTTAAAAAATATATTTGGTCCTTTTTGTTGGCTTCGACAACAGTAGGAGGAACATTTATGGCTTTTCCTGTTGCAAATGCTTTATACCATAAGGGAGCCAGTTACAGTTCTATTTTTTCATATGTAACAGCAGCCTCACTTTTTATGATTCCAATGAGTGTTATGGAAGCAACTATATTAGGAATTAAATTCACAGCTATTAGACTCTTGTCTTCAATACCATTCATAATCTTAACAGCAATAATTTTGGAGAAGATTTTCAGAAAACAAAATTATAAAATACCTGAATCTAAATAA